The sequence below is a genomic window from Candidatus Babeliales bacterium.
TCAACAACACGAAAGCCAATATTGTGGCGCGTCTTGGCATAACGGGCCCCTGGGTTGCCCAGGCCAATCACCGCACGAATTGTACTGGCATTAAAAACATAATCTTGTAGTTGAGCTTTGCTCACCATAATCCCTTTTCTTCAGCTAAAGCGTTGGCTAAAAATTCATCAATAGCCAGCACCGTAATGGTACTGGGCACCTGTTCTTGATCAAGTAACAACGAGTTGGTAACGTAAAGTTTATCAAAACAGCCATCTTGAACAAGTTGATGCGCACCAGCCGACAAGACCGCATGCGAAAAGCAACCCTCAACCATGCGTGCGCCATGCTCACGAATACGTTGATACGCATGCAGAGCAGTACCGGCAGTATCAATAATGTCGTCAATGACTACAACCCGCTTGCCCGCCACATCGCCGGTTAATGTCAACGAAACTGACTGGTCAACCCCGATACGCGTTTTTTCAAGCGTTGCCAGCGCTAAGCCAAGTTCTTGTGCCAAAGCTTGAGCGCGCGCCAACCCACCAACATCTGGCGCAGCAATACACGTATTTCGATCAACGCCCTGCTGTTTTAAAAAATTTGCCCAAAAAGGCACCAGTGAAATGGTTCGTAACGGAAACGGTAACAACAAAGCATTTTGAGTAGAATGAACATCGCAACTAATTAGCTCATCAAAGCCTGCCGCTTGTAAGAGTTTGCCAACAAACGCAAAGCTGCCGGCAAAACCAGCAGCATCTTTTTTGTCGTGGCGCGCATATGGCAAATACGGCAAGAGCCCCACCAGCTTTTTTACCCCACGCTGTTTAAGCGTATTTGCTACCAACAAAAGCTGCCATAATTCGTTATTGATATGATATTTTGGTTTATCTTGAAGACAAAATGAAGAAAATTGAAAGACCAGCACAACAGTCTTACTAACTAACTCTTCTTCTGACATAGTCAACGTAACCAACGATTCAGTATCAGCAAAATTAACGAGATTGTAGGTAACCAAAGGCTTACCCAGCCTCATACTGAGCAGTTGAGCAAGCCTTGAATTTTGACAACTTACAATCACCGCTTACTCACTCACAAATTATGAAAAAAACTTTTTCCAGAACGGTTTTTTTTGATATTCAAGAACTTTTTGAACTTCATTGGCCATTTTAAAGAGCTCTGGGAGCTTGGTAAACATAACCACTAAGCGCTTCCACGTACCAAAAGCAACCGCGGGCATGCCGGCAACTACACTACCATCGGCAACATCATGCATAATTCCGCTCTTTGAAACAATCTTTACGCGATTACCAATCTTGATGTGATCACGAATGGCAACAAGTGCACCAATTTGACAACCCATCCCCACCGTAACGCTACCACCAAGAGCGGTAAACGGCAAAATAACGGTACCAGCACCAATGCGCACGTTATGGGCAATATGCACGCAGTTATCAAGCTTAACCATATCGCCAATAACCGTTTCATCAAAAGAGCCCCGGTCAATGGTGGTATTGGCACCAATTTCTACCTCTCTGCCAATTCTGACAATACCAATTTGTGGCACCTTGCGCAGACCCTGCTTACCCATTTGGTACCCAAAGCCATCAGAACCAATAACCGCACCGGCATGAATTATACTGCCATCACCAACTATGGAATCATCAAGAATTCTTGCGCCTGGATGCACTAAAACACCCTTGCCGATTTGACAATTGCGCCCGATATAAACAAGCGCGCCAATAACGCTACCCGCGCCAATGCTAACACCCGGAGCCACTACAGCGGAAGGGTCTAGCTGAACGTCAGAAAATAAAGATCGAGCTTCAGCTGAAACTCGATCTTTATTTTGAATATACGTAACTAATTTTTGAAACGCTTGCAGAGGGTCGCTAACGAGTAAATACTGCTTATTGTCAACCAGCTTTTGCGAGGCCAAAAAAAGACCCGCACCGCTCTGCTCAATTACTTTTGACGAAATATTGTCAAAAACCGAAGCATCACCACGTTCAAAAATAACTGCTAAATCTTGGGGGCAGGCTCGTTCTAACGAAGCGATAGTATTGACTACAAAGGAATCGTCAAGAGTACTGGTACCCTCGCCAATAATTTGTTTTATTTGACCAAGTTGTAATGCTAATTTCATAAAAGCCGCCCTAAGAGGTTAATTACGCAGTTTTAACAGTTGCTTTTTCTTTTTTTGCAGGAGCTTGCGCTACTGACTTCGTTGTTTCATTTTTTGAGTATTCTGCATCAAGAGCCTTCAAAACATCGCTGGTTTTGTCGATAGCTTTTGAAACACACAATACGCCTGGAGTATTTTTATCAATAATCATGCCCCAATTTTGTTCAGACATAAGTCTGTCAGCTACTTTACGTTGTTTGTCATGAAGTTGCATTTGGGTTTTTTGAATTTCTTGACGAAGACTTTGCTCTCTGAGAGAAAGTGTTTTGCTCTCTGCATTTTTCAATTGAGCAAGAGTTTCTGTTTTTTCAGCAAGTGCTTTTTCGCTCAAAACTTCTTTTTGGTCTTCAATTTCTTTTTCAAGCTTGCTAATCTTTTCGTTAGATTCTTTAGCATAGTCTTGAAATTTTTGTACTTTTGATTTGATATCTTCAGTAAGAACTTTACCTTCTGCTGATTCTTGCATAAGCATTAAGCTGTCAATTGAAACCAAGGTCTCATTTTTTGCAAATACCATGCCAAAATTGAACGCTGACGCAAACGCAAGACCTAACAATACTTTTTTCATAGTTACTCCTTTGAAAAAATCAGTGATACATAAAAAATTACGTTTTTTCTTTTGTTATCAGAAATCGTAGCTTTTTTAAAAAACAACGTCAAATTGAGTTGATTTGGCCCAAGATATCAAATCTTTTAGGTTGAGCTAAAAAATCTCGTCGATAATCTTTTTCACATCTTTTGAAGATGAAGTAACCATTGCTCCATAAAACAAATCGTCATATTCCCGCGTGCGCACTACCACCGGCATTGGCACGGCATGGCCCATCAACAACACCTGTTTTTTGCTATCCAACGTTGCCAAAATGGTACGAAGCCCAGTTGCATTGCTCACACCGGTCAACACTGCCTGAATGTCACGATCGTCGTTGAGCAGGGCAACAATCTTGGTGCCAATTTGCGAAATAATTTCAGGATCAATGCCGGAGGGCCGCTGATCAACAACCAGCAACGAAACGTAATATTTTCTCATTTCACGGGCGATAGTACCAAAAATTGTTTGGCGAGCAGCCTCTGGATTTAAAAATTTATGGGCTTCTTCAATAGTTATCAGCAACTTGCGCGGCTCATCGCTTTTATTTTGCGAAGCCAAAAACTTTTCAGTCTTTGCCATATATTCTTCGTGAATGCGGCGCGTTAAAATGTTGGCAACCAAAAGATAACACAGCATTGAAGTCTGATTACCAAACTCCAAAATAACGTGAATACCCTTATCCAAACACTCCATCATGCGGTCGATAATCGAATTGCTCGATGTTGATCGTTGCAAAAAAGGAAACCGCTCTATGCGCTTAAGCTTGCGGTACAAAGCACCAACCGACTCCACATGTGCACCAATTTGGTCGGCAAATTCTTTGAGCGTGCCCTCTTGGCTCAAGAGCACTTCAAGCCACTGCCCTCGATACTTGCTAGCAATCAAATAGGCAGCTTCAAGCGCTGTTGGATGCAAGTTAAGTTCTTGCTGCAGCGACATCACATCTTCAACATGAATGTCTTGATAGCTCAAAACAACTTCATAGTCCGGCGTGCAACCGCGACGACGCGTTGCATCTGGATCGAGCGAAAAGATAGCAACTTTGTTGGGAAACAATGTCTTTAAACCTTTAACAAATGAATGCCCACCGCCCTCTTTGCGAGCCTGATAGCCATATTCACTGTGCATATCAAAAATCAAATTAACTGCTTGCTCACTTTTAACCATACCCGCCAAAATGAGCCGCGTGATAAACGTTTTACCCGTTCCCGTTTTACCAAAAATACCATTACTACGCTCGGTAAAACGCTCAAGGTCTAAACAGACTGGCGTTTTCATGTCCAGCGGAGAGCCAATGTGAAAGTACTTTTTGTCTAATTTTTCATCACCAAAAATGTCGGCCACATC
It includes:
- a CDS encoding ATP-binding protein; translation: MVDQKNRKCLGHVLLGSLVEGLIMRLNADCSLEEIKTGKFVSIVGKHYRFFSLITDLQLEVTHPDILLFPPSPDEALLTEMLKQRDMYAKVELRPMLMIDQHNHKMPVKTIPGHFAQVFDASEQDVADIFGDEKLDKKYFHIGSPLDMKTPVCLDLERFTERSNGIFGKTGTGKTFITRLILAGMVKSEQAVNLIFDMHSEYGYQARKEGGGHSFVKGLKTLFPNKVAIFSLDPDATRRRGCTPDYEVVLSYQDIHVEDVMSLQQELNLHPTALEAAYLIASKYRGQWLEVLLSQEGTLKEFADQIGAHVESVGALYRKLKRIERFPFLQRSTSSNSIIDRMMECLDKGIHVILEFGNQTSMLCYLLVANILTRRIHEEYMAKTEKFLASQNKSDEPRKLLITIEEAHKFLNPEAARQTIFGTIAREMRKYYVSLLVVDQRPSGIDPEIISQIGTKIVALLNDDRDIQAVLTGVSNATGLRTILATLDSKKQVLLMGHAVPMPVVVRTREYDDLFYGAMVTSSSKDVKKIIDEIF
- the lpxD gene encoding UDP-3-O-(3-hydroxymyristoyl)glucosamine N-acyltransferase; this translates as MKLALQLGQIKQIIGEGTSTLDDSFVVNTIASLERACPQDLAVIFERGDASVFDNISSKVIEQSGAGLFLASQKLVDNKQYLLVSDPLQAFQKLVTYIQNKDRVSAEARSLFSDVQLDPSAVVAPGVSIGAGSVIGALVYIGRNCQIGKGVLVHPGARILDDSIVGDGSIIHAGAVIGSDGFGYQMGKQGLRKVPQIGIVRIGREVEIGANTTIDRGSFDETVIGDMVKLDNCVHIAHNVRIGAGTVILPFTALGGSVTVGMGCQIGALVAIRDHIKIGNRVKIVSKSGIMHDVADGSVVAGMPAVAFGTWKRLVVMFTKLPELFKMANEVQKVLEYQKKPFWKKFFS
- the prs gene encoding ribose-phosphate diphosphokinase, yielding MIVSCQNSRLAQLLSMRLGKPLVTYNLVNFADTESLVTLTMSEEELVSKTVVLVFQFSSFCLQDKPKYHINNELWQLLLVANTLKQRGVKKLVGLLPYLPYARHDKKDAAGFAGSFAFVGKLLQAAGFDELISCDVHSTQNALLLPFPLRTISLVPFWANFLKQQGVDRNTCIAAPDVGGLARAQALAQELGLALATLEKTRIGVDQSVSLTLTGDVAGKRVVVIDDIIDTAGTALHAYQRIREHGARMVEGCFSHAVLSAGAHQLVQDGCFDKLYVTNSLLLDQEQVPSTITVLAIDEFLANALAEEKGLW
- a CDS encoding OmpH family outer membrane protein — translated: MKKVLLGLAFASAFNFGMVFAKNETLVSIDSLMLMQESAEGKVLTEDIKSKVQKFQDYAKESNEKISKLEKEIEDQKEVLSEKALAEKTETLAQLKNAESKTLSLREQSLRQEIQKTQMQLHDKQRKVADRLMSEQNWGMIIDKNTPGVLCVSKAIDKTSDVLKALDAEYSKNETTKSVAQAPAKKEKATVKTA